The genomic stretch CTGACCGTCACCCGCCCGGCCATGGCAATGCGCTGCACTTTGTTGCCTTGTTCATACTCAAAGCCCGCCGAGCGCGCGCCCAACGGCCGCACGTAGTGCACCAACTGATGGGTGGCCAGGTCGGCCAGGGTCTTGGGCTCACCATAGCGTTGCAGGTAGCCGGGGCTGACGCAGTTGACCATCGGCATGCTGCATAACCGGCGCGCCACCACCGATTGATCGGGCTGTGCGCCCACCCGCAGCACACAATCAAAGCCTTCGGCCAGCAGGTCGACCTGACGGTCGGAGCCGCTGATTTCCAATTCGATCAACGGATGCCGGTCCATGAAATCCGGCAGGTGCGGCACGATCACTTTACGTGCCATTACATTGGGCATGTCGATACGGATCCGCCCGGCCAATTGCGCCTCATCCTGGCGAAACAAGCCCTCCAGCTCCTCCATGTGTGCCAGCAGGTCCTTGCTGCGCTCATACAACACCCGCCCGTCCTGGGTGGCCTGGACCTTACGCGTGGTGCGTTGCAACAAGCGCGTGCCCAACAGGTCTTCCAGGGCCCGCACGTGCTCGGACACCGTTGAGCGCGGCAAGCCCAGGCTCTCGCCGGCCTGGATGAAA from Pseudomonas fluorescens encodes the following:
- a CDS encoding LysR family transcriptional regulator; translation: MNKLDLLRTFVRVTELSSFIQAGESLGLPRSTVSEHVRALEDLLGTRLLQRTTRKVQATQDGRVLYERSKDLLAHMEELEGLFRQDEAQLAGRIRIDMPNVMARKVIVPHLPDFMDRHPLIELEISGSDRQVDLLAEGFDCVLRVGAQPDQSVVARRLCSMPMVNCVSPGYLQRYGEPKTLADLATHQLVHYVRPLGARSAGFEYEQGNKVQRIAMAGRVTVSSTDAYQSACLAGFGIIQVPGLGIRELLEKGELVAVLPDYPAPSLEVSMLYAGQRHLPLRVRVLMDWLSATLKAELYSCCEARNTS